A genomic segment from Aspergillus puulaauensis MK2 DNA, chromosome 1, nearly complete sequence encodes:
- a CDS encoding uncharacterized protein (COG:S;~EggNog:ENOG410PKMX;~InterPro:IPR007751,IPR002523,IPR029058,IPR039182;~PFAM:PF01544;~TransMembrane:4 (i87-104o116-138i943-965o977-1002i);~go_component: GO:0000172 - ribonuclease MRP complex [Evidence IEA];~go_component: GO:0005655 - nucleolar ribonuclease P complex [Evidence IEA];~go_component: GO:0016020 - membrane [Evidence IEA];~go_function: GO:0046873 - metal ion transmembrane transporter activity [Evidence IEA];~go_process: GO:0001682 - tRNA 5'-leader removal [Evidence IEA];~go_process: GO:0030001 - metal ion transport [Evidence IEA];~go_process: GO:0055085 - transmembrane transport [Evidence IEA]), with protein MATNDTVTNVDIVAIPAIGADPEDTWTGDGTQSPWLKAELPRFIPNARVLLFDHGEPDASDTLDSLATRLLNKLQEMRNSTSRRRPVFFICHSTGGIVATAALVKASRSHNPLDSIFSSCYGIAFFGTPHYGSSYLSAPEFGKSIRRLLHLKHAVPVELREVFKPRHEILERLAGQFRAISADMKIWTFLETVDSVFTITDTETQSTIDMHVPITSIRSGILGFEHENELPLATDHVGIASFKGQEATARMDFIRGLQSAVTTALELSIMSDVPLQTEKEIMVQVNGFFEDTARGVSKDSPLQLWSTNTPLDEFLDRGPVRCLEERLKKSSRLSSSTFDDSEPSEFGSRPTSAQADHSRIDSLLREPDIVPLELVPSRPSVRRSRSFLAQHPSPRIHVTEPPIEGYFDIQSEGSNSERRISSGDPAEENADEEEDEASDNLGTISPSQRNLLSSLSSRYREFLNVPFRERAPEERPRMAPRFDRPEPGTEKMIWIHVPYTHTDWVPPVLSKTCKGKTKQNLFRKIINAENWFSNLITARHLEPHARYVRPACIHFKMDSPPIKASEPHDPQLALYLPYLHWDTYWNLLQRRKVIEERLRQGRSRPVPEEISRSSLESKLIWKYLGNEPPIHIRRTLDQFGYPNLRSTVARDDDQMLWKRTRKIINLNDELGNSIPLGDGPDSQSRTFVDGKVLMVDQLWLWIVDQKTVVTFFPKQEPTTVEGKFYEQTNLYNSIYNELNGDLARRFETAGDLAALIVLHAVTVLFDRTLHSDLQILRIFEESISILTELTTKSFKQFRNRGFVTRPSEYNKTPDGKLMTASEREERDREVALQNRNDLSSMLELRDIVDELGTIMKLLDEQTSTINDMAKYFEYRGYGKRFILASLTRLDEYRTHISEMRENAIAAQKAVENLLDLKQKQANVDESRLARWEAEVTQSQSRAVMVFTIFTVIFLPLSFFTSLFGINAREWSGEPENLTLRTMLVIAGPTSVAVIVFALFIAFNERLRDYLLKSQKILFGLCKDLIFLPLTATLRVHAAKLHHKSSEKTSVASTTKTKTSRMGDRFGRYLASWRYQRDMEEDFWKRDDEKQTYHNNMNGAGGGGGGRRSEGMTLPSVLVSEASGNSHTNGFAERLRGQANGAVAGIRERDRDTA; from the exons ATGGCGACCAACGATACTGTTACGAACGTGGA TATTGTCGCTATCCCAGCGATAGGGGCCGACCCAGAGGACACATGGACTGGTGATGGCACACAATCCCCTTGGTTGAAGGCAGAACTTCCCAGATTCATTCCTAATGCGCGTGTGTTGCTATTCGACCATGGAGAACCGGATGCCAGCGACACGCTGGATTCGTTAGCGACTAGGCTGCTGAACAAGTTACAGGAGATGAGAAACTCAACG AGCCGCAGACGGCCCGTATTCTTTATATGTCACAGCACTGGCGGTATTGTAGCCACGGCCGCGCTTGTAAAGGCTAGCCGGTCGCATAACCCTCTTGATTCTATCTTCTCGAGCTGTTATGGAATCGCGTTTTTCGGAACCCCTCACTATGGTTCAAGCTACCTCTCTGCACCCGAGTTCGGTAAAAGCATCCGGCGCTTACTGCATCTCAAACATGCGGTACCAGTTGAACTGCGGGAAGTGTTTAAACCGCGACATGAGATATTGGAACGCCTCGCTGGCCAGTTTCGGGCAATCTCAGCCGACATGAAGATTTGGACTTTTTTGGAGACTGTCGATTCAGTTTTCACGATAACCGATACGGAGACCCAAAGTACAATTGATATGCATGTCCCTATCACATCGATTCGGTCGGGTATCCTGGGGTTTGAGCATGAGAACGAATTACCTTTGGCCACCGACCATGTCGGTATAGCGTCATTCAAGGGCCAGGAAGCCACCGCCAGGATGGATTTCATCAGGGGGCTGCAGTCCGCTGTTACCACGGCCTTGGAACTATCGATAATGTCAGATGTCCCTCTTCAAACAGAGAAGGAGATCATGGTCCAAGTGAATGGGTTCTTCGAAGACACGGCAAGAGGCGTTAGCAAGGATTCACCGTTGCAATTGTGGTCCACGAATACGCCGCTTGACGAATTCTTGGACAGAGGCCCCGTGAGATGTCTTGAAGAGCGGTtgaagaaatccagcaggCTATCGTCTAGCACATTTGACGATTCCGAACCTAGCGAATTCGGCAGTAGACCGACCAGTGCGCAGGCCGATCATTCAAGAATAGACTCTCTCCTGCGAGAACCAGACATTGTTCCACTTGAGTTAGTCCCGTCACGACCTTCGGTCAGGCGAAGCAGGAGCTTCCTTGCGCAGCACCCATCGCCTAGAATTCATGTCACTGAGCCGCCCATTGAGGGCTATTTTGATATCCAGTCCGAGGGCTCAAACTCGGAACGGCGCATTTCTAGTGGCGACCCTGCTGAAGAAAAtgccgacgaagaggaggatgaggcaTCTGATAACCTAGGCACTATTAGCCCTAGCCAAAGAAACCTTCT ATCTAGTCTCTCTTCCAGGTACCGCGAGTTTCTCAACGTTCCGTTCAGAGAGCGCGCACCCGAGGAGCGGCCACGGATGGCCCCAAGGTTCGATAGACCGGAACCTGGAACCGAGAAAATGATCTGGATCCATGTCCCATACACCCATACTGATTGGGTGCCCCCGGTTCTATCTAAGACCTGCAAGGGCAAAACAAAACAGAATTT GTTCAGGAAGATCATCAACGCTGAAAACTGGTTCTCGAACCTCATAACCGCTCGCCACTTGGAACCCCATGCGCGCTATGTGCGGCCGGCGTGTATTCATTTTAAAATGGATTCTCCACCCATCAAGGCTTCGGAACCTCATGACCCCCAATTAGCACTCTAC CTGCCCTAC CTTCATTGGGATACATACTGGAACTTACTACAGCGACGAAAAGTCATTGAAGAAAGATTACGGCAAGGAAGATCTCGACCGGTTCCAGAGGAGATATCCCGATCTAGTCTGGAATCGAAGTTGATATGGAAGTACTTGGGCAATGAGCCTCCAATCCACATACGAAGAACACTTGACCAGTTTGGATACCCTAATCTGCGATCAACCGTGGCACGAGATGACGACCAAATGCTCTGGAAGCGAACGAGGAAAATCATTAATCTCAACGACGAGCTTGGCAATTCTATTCCACTGGGAGACGGACCTGATTCACAAAGCAGGACATTCGTAGACGGCAAAGTGCTCATGGTCGACCAGCTGTGGCTTTGGATTGTGGACCAGAAAACGGTTGTTACGTTTTTCCCTAAGCAGGAACCGACTACCGTTGAAGGAAAGTTTTATGAGCAGACGAATCTGTACAACAGTATTTACAACGAACTCAACGGGGATCTTGCGCGCCGGTTCGAGACTGCTGGTGATCTTGCCGCGTTGATTGTCTTGCATGCCGTCACCGTTCTTTTCGACAGGACATTGCATAGTGACCTACAGATTCTCCGCATTTTTGAAGAATCGATCAGTATCCTG ACGGAATTAACAACAAAATCCTTCAAGCAATTCCGAAACCGAGGATTCGTTACAAGGCCATCGGAATACAACAAGACGCCCGATGGTAAGCTCATGACTGCTTCCGAGCGTGAGGAAAGGGACCGTGAAGTAGCACTTCAGAATCGTAACGATCTCTCCTCAATGCTGGAATTGCGGGATATCGTGGATGAGCTGGGAACTATCATGAAGCTACTAGACGAACAAACCTCTACGATAAACGACATGGCCAAGTACTTCGAGTATAGAGGATACGGAAAGCGCTTTATCCTGGCCTCCCTTACAAGACTAGACGAATACCGAACCCATATCTCAGAGATGAGAGAGAACGCCATCGCAGCACAGAAAGCT GTAGAAAATCTTCTCGACCTCAAGCAGAAACAAGCCAACGTCGACGAATCGCGGCTAGCTCGATGGGAGGCAGAGGTGACGCAGAGTCAATCGCGCGCGGTCATGGTCTTTACCATCTTCACAGTTAT tttcctccccctctccttcttcacctctctCTTCGGCATCAACGCCCGAGAATGGAGCGGCGAGCCCGAAAACCTCACTCTAAGAACGATGCTCGTTATAGCCG GCCCAACATCCGTCGCCGTGATAGTCTTCGCCCTGTTTATAGCCTTCAACGAACGCCTTCGTGACTACCTCCTCAAATCGCAAAAGATCCTATTTGGTCTCTGCAAAGACCTCATCTTCCTACCCCTGACAGCTACGCTGCGCGTACATGCAGCAAAACTGCACCACAAGTCAAGTGAAAAGACCTCCGTTGCATCGACCACGAAGACGAAAACGTCGCGTATGGGGGATCGGTTTGGTCGATACCTTGCTTCATGGCGATATCAGAgggatatggaagaggatTTTTGGAAGAGGGACGATGAGAAACAAACTTATCATAATAATATGAATGGagcgggaggaggaggaggggggagaAGGTCGGAGGGAATGACGCTACCGTCTGTGCTTGTTTCGGAGGCGAGTGGCAACAGTCATACTAATGGGTTTGCGGAGAGGTTGAGGGGCCAGGCGAATGGGGCTGTGGCTGGGATAAGGGAGAGGGATAGGGATACTGCGTAG
- a CDS encoding putative mitochondrial carrier protein (BUSCO:EOG09262JAT;~COG:C;~EggNog:ENOG410PH71;~InterPro:IPR018108,IPR023395;~PFAM:PF00153) has product MSDSGTQGTSWDRYRSNNLTGVEPEGRSAETWNTAEDTFMAATSGTGSASTVNASAVGDASITQKMVSATCGSILTGLLVTPLDVVRVRLQSQSPIKNTSPFRSHTTSALKNAPPNLGVTACCREVFWIGQNSQICMVGPSGHALGTQSIADCAVEETQRKTFTSTLDGLRKIARNEGFLTLWRGLSPTLMMGIPGNVIYFAGYDWLRTDERSPIRRVIPNGYVPFVSGAVARIAAATAISPIEMFRTRLQATPGTGAGHFKATLEGLHQMTQATGYGSLWRGLTLTMWRDVPFSGLYWWGYEEVKKYIIETRKKAREHIVPHNLASSPHSATHEVEGNTFLDSFVAGSVSGALAALVTTPFDVGKTRQQVYRHMGDEVPSTIAGSVTKGSLQPEQLPLPKFLLNIFREEGTAGLFRGWVARCLKVAPACAIMISTYEVGKKLARDVNERRQTSLDGTDSDTV; this is encoded by the exons ATGTCCGACTCGGGCACTCAAGGTACTTCCTGGGACCGATATCGCTCCAACAATCTCACCGGCGTCGAACCTGAAGGCCGCTCGGCAGAGACATGGAACACTGCAGAAGACACCTTCATGGCGGCTACTTCTGGGACAGGGTCGGCTTCTACAGTCAATGCTAGCGCGGTTGGCGATGCCTCTATCACGCAGAAGATGGTCTCGGCGACCTGTGGTAGCATCTTGACCGGACTCTTAG TGACCCCCCTAGATGTTGTTCGCGTTCGGTTACAATCCCAGTCTCCTATCAAAAACACTTCCCCGTTCCGATCTCACACGACGTCCGCCTTGAAAAATGCCCCTCCCAACCTTGGGGTCACTGCTTGCTGCCGTGAAGTGTTTTGGATAGGGCAAAACTCACAAATATGCATGGTTGGACCGAGCGGCCATGCCTTAGGGACGCAGTCAATCGCAGATTGTGCAGTGGAAGAGACGCAACGAAAGACCTTCACGTCCACTCTGGACGGTTTACGGAAGATCGCTCGAAATGAGGGATTCTTGACCCTCTGGCGGGGACTCAGCCCGACACTTATGATGGGAATACCGGGAAATGTTATCTATTTTGCGGGGTACGACTGGTTGCGCACAGATGAGAGGAGCCCGATTAGGCGCGTTATTCCCAATGGATATGTTCCCTTCGTTTCAGGGGCAGTTGCGAGAATAGCGGCAGCTACGGCTATTAGTCCGATTGAGATGTTCCGAACACGCTTGCAGGCGACACCTGGTACTGGAGCAGGGCATTTTAAAGCCACTCTCGAGGGTCTGCATCAAATGACCCAAGCGACAGGGTACGGCTCCCTTTGGCGGGGGCTGACCCTTACTATGTGGCGGGACGTACCATTTTCTGGTCTTTACTGGTGGGGTTATGAAGAGGTGAAGAAATACATTATAGAGACGCGGAAAAAGGCGCGGGAGCACATAGTGCCGCATAACTTGGCGTCATCACCACACTCGGCGACCCACGAGGTGGAGGGCAATACCTTTTTGGATAGCTTTGTTGCAGGGTCCGTGTCGGGCGCATTGGCCGCGCTTGTGACGACCCCATTCGACGTTGGAAAGACACGCCAGCAAGTGTACCGCCATATGGGAGATGAGGTACCGAGTACCATTGCCGGCAGTGTTACAAAGGGATCTCTTCAACCAGAACAGCTTCCACTGCCGAAGTTTCTCCTGAATATATTCCGTGAAGAAGGTACGGCAGGCCTTTTCCGTGGCTGGGTGGCTCGTTGTCTGAAAGTGGCACCAGCTTGTGCCATCATGATCTCAACATATGAGGTTGGCAAGAAGCTTGCCCGAGATGTCAACGAGCGACGTCAGACCTCATTGGATGGAACTGACTCCGACACCGTTTGA